A single region of the Anaerolineales bacterium genome encodes:
- a CDS encoding M23 family metallopeptidase: protein MIIVRADGSGRDVHPGMAFLGVPPTWYVPAQGQSTPTPTLSNTLITVYTNCREVNFRAAPSTSATLLGTIQPGTPIRLDPTSKTPSADGYIWYRAEVMLAGTLHDGWIVAQRYSDYFVFDFDRSPNCTPAPTATLTPSPTSASTCQLILPENDKKQSIHLFRAPIRGNPAEWKNDIQNELKIDAYAIDPLNHRLWFRRTQGVAQAPNGFILRWFQVIDPIGGFILPQQEIIVPKKDFDGVLSLKVERSEIEKCLSELPTANLSASYALPPLTQVPWGLTAPLTFTHYPVSMYQTCVEAASQHISGFANEKGGYWHPGYHFGVDFFAPPGSAAFASAGGLVVALLHEDGTTGAQWGNYKPNEMPNTDKLSPFAVVIRHRHLFVVYGHLLTVDPDIWVGKYVDAGTRLGTLGTWNTPHLHISVISFGRTPPDAFVTWAQEINPQNPQSPTANRWGIPDFQRADINGDPIGDPIGYPKHVYDFTQFFEPDPVLLATFHATGTPNTLEQSIHKSLIWAEDNGVTLLKVEGLGGKHNTIITLGFPCERLYSQSFQRFVGWNYVNPIITPTMEPRHRSFIYSPKVRANYTHTPVPADDPRVAIPPPNLSPLPTLTPTPTLTPTPTATP, encoded by the coding sequence GTGATTATCGTCCGTGCCGATGGGTCGGGGCGCGATGTCCATCCGGGGATGGCGTTCCTCGGTGTCCCCCCGACGTGGTACGTGCCGGCGCAGGGGCAGTCCACGCCCACGCCCACACTATCGAACACTCTCATCACCGTGTACACGAACTGCCGCGAGGTCAATTTCAGGGCTGCGCCAAGTACCAGCGCCACCCTTCTAGGGACAATCCAGCCCGGCACGCCCATCCGCCTTGACCCAACCTCGAAAACACCCTCGGCAGATGGTTATATCTGGTATCGTGCCGAAGTGATGTTAGCTGGCACGCTGCACGATGGGTGGATCGTCGCTCAACGCTACAGCGATTACTTTGTCTTCGATTTTGACCGTTCACCCAACTGCACGCCTGCCCCTACAGCGACCTTAACCCCTTCACCTACGTCCGCAAGTACCTGTCAGTTAATCCTTCCCGAAAACGACAAAAAGCAATCTATCCATCTCTTCCGAGCACCCATCCGGGGTAATCCAGCCGAATGGAAGAACGATATCCAAAATGAGTTAAAGATCGATGCCTATGCGATTGATCCCCTCAACCATCGGCTGTGGTTCCGCCGAACGCAAGGCGTAGCACAAGCACCCAATGGCTTCATCTTACGCTGGTTCCAGGTAATTGACCCCATCGGGGGATTCATCCTGCCCCAACAAGAGATTATCGTTCCCAAAAAGGATTTTGACGGGGTGCTTTCGCTGAAAGTAGAGCGAAGTGAAATCGAAAAATGTCTCTCCGAACTGCCAACCGCGAATCTAAGCGCGTCCTATGCCCTTCCTCCCCTCACCCAAGTGCCTTGGGGGTTGACTGCCCCCCTCACCTTCACCCATTATCCGGTGAGCATGTACCAGACCTGTGTTGAAGCTGCATCCCAGCATATCTCTGGATTTGCAAATGAAAAGGGTGGGTACTGGCATCCGGGGTATCATTTTGGGGTGGATTTTTTCGCGCCTCCGGGGAGCGCCGCTTTTGCCAGTGCAGGTGGGTTGGTTGTTGCTTTGCTCCATGAGGATGGAACCACAGGCGCCCAATGGGGGAACTATAAGCCCAATGAGATGCCCAACACCGATAAACTCAGCCCATTTGCAGTAGTTATCCGTCATAGGCATCTATTCGTGGTATATGGGCATTTGTTGACCGTTGATCCCGATATCTGGGTGGGAAAATATGTGGACGCAGGAACCCGCTTGGGGACTCTGGGCACATGGAACACCCCCCATCTCCATATCAGTGTGATAAGCTTTGGGCGCACCCCGCCGGATGCTTTTGTCACGTGGGCACAGGAAATCAACCCTCAGAATCCTCAGTCACCCACAGCAAACCGCTGGGGCATTCCGGATTTTCAACGGGCAGACATAAACGGCGACCCAATCGGCGACCCAATCGGCTATCCCAAACATGTTTACGACTTCACCCAGTTTTTTGAACCAGACCCGGTTTTATTAGCCACATTCCATGCAACGGGTACTCCCAACACACTGGAGCAGTCCATCCACAAGAGTCTTATCTGGGCGGAGGATAACGGGGTTACCCTTCTTAAGGTGGAGGGATTGGGAGGTAAACACAACACGATCATCACGCTAGGGTTCCCTTGCGAACGCCTCTATTCCCAGTCCTTTCAGCGATTCGTTGGCTGGAACTACGTAAATCCCATCATCACCCCCACCATGGAACCCCGCCATCGCAGTTTCATTTACTCCCCTAAAGTGAGGGCAAACTATACACATACACCCGTCCCGGCAGACGATCCACGAGTCGCCATTCCCCCGCCTAACCTGTCACCGCTACCAACATTAACGCCGACGCCCACATTAACACCAACACCCACCGCAACACCATGA
- a CDS encoding PD40 domain-containing protein — protein sequence MSRRVPQINRLATSLLIACFGCALLWALPQVQGQSGRLKKLSPGVQANYFEWARDSRAFVYSVGAPEVEDPFNSNRFWTHYNLNTEIFTESTTYPFLSQITPAEEVIYVRTADTFSYLSPDGRYLVYVGEEVVAETDRYWRLVVADRETQTTFTPEFPLYDPFGKVNTFDVRWSQDSRSFVMLVCADRFFCQPNIFFYVRGLEAGLSGLVFEWERMTFPTVAGVAYRAVGLIDFSDDGSWVLLRVREDDGEGASHLLMYTPLNPEGSFLFPQPLGIAEQGFRFVTSDGSTIIFIDNRGIYHYTWANQTTTLLTTEVNNSSVSRGRFSPDGRWFVYISNSAELYLYDLQGLPETPTPTPTATLAPFPNPTTPPGGGQPACPGGGGEWMWVDGELVFVCGVIWE from the coding sequence ATGTCGCGCAGAGTACCCCAGATTAACCGGCTTGCCACAAGCCTTCTCATTGCCTGCTTCGGATGCGCCCTGTTATGGGCGCTACCACAAGTGCAAGGGCAGTCGGGGCGCTTGAAAAAGTTATCGCCGGGGGTTCAGGCAAACTATTTCGAATGGGCAAGAGATAGCCGCGCCTTTGTATATTCGGTGGGCGCACCAGAGGTAGAAGACCCTTTCAATTCAAACAGATTCTGGACGCATTACAACCTTAATACCGAGATCTTCACGGAAAGCACTACCTATCCATTCTTGTCGCAGATCACGCCGGCAGAAGAGGTGATTTACGTGCGCACCGCCGATACCTTCTCCTATCTTTCACCCGATGGGCGCTATCTGGTGTATGTAGGAGAAGAGGTGGTGGCGGAAACCGATAGGTATTGGCGGTTGGTGGTCGCCGACAGAGAAACCCAGACGACATTCACGCCAGAATTTCCCCTCTATGATCCGTTTGGAAAAGTGAATACCTTCGATGTGCGTTGGAGTCAGGACAGCCGCTCGTTTGTGATGCTGGTTTGTGCCGATAGGTTCTTCTGCCAGCCGAATATCTTTTTCTATGTGCGCGGATTGGAAGCGGGACTCTCAGGGTTGGTCTTTGAGTGGGAGCGCATGACCTTTCCTACCGTCGCTGGTGTGGCTTATCGCGCTGTAGGACTCATCGACTTTTCGGACGATGGGAGTTGGGTGCTGCTGCGAGTGAGAGAGGATGATGGGGAAGGCGCCAGTCATTTGCTGATGTACACCCCTTTGAACCCGGAAGGCAGCTTTTTGTTTCCTCAACCGCTGGGGATAGCCGAACAGGGTTTCCGTTTTGTGACCTCGGACGGCTCGACCATCATCTTCATCGATAACCGAGGCATCTACCACTACACTTGGGCGAATCAGACGACCACCCTTCTCACTACGGAAGTCAACAACAGTAGCGTTAGTCGGGGGAGATTTTCACCTGATGGGCGATGGTTTGTGTATATATCCAACTCAGCCGAACTGTACCTGTATGATTTGCAGGGGCTGCCGGAGACGCCCACGCCCACCCCTACGGCTACTCTCGCCCCCTTCCCCAACCCCACCACTCCCCCCGGCGGCGGACAGCCAGCCTGCCCCGGCGGCGGCGGCGAGTGGATGTGGGTCGATGGCGAGTTGGTCTTCGTCTGCGGGGTGATTTGGGAGTAG